The genome window GGACCATGGCCGCCGGATCCTTTCCGGAACGGGCGGTGCCGGCGAGCAGCTCCCGAACGACGGAATCCGGCTCGCCGAGGATCCGGGCGATGGGCAATCCGAGGATCTCCTCTTCCGGATAGCCGAGCAGGTCGAGGGTCGCCGCGTTCGCCCGGATGATGACGCCTTCCGCGTCCACCACGACCAGTGCGTCGTTCAGGGACCGTATGACGTCCTCCGTGTACTCCTGGGCCAGGAGCAGCTCCCGCCGCGATTCCCGCAGCCCCTCGGTCATCCGGTTGAAGGAGTCGGCCAGGCTTTCCAGCTCGTCGCCGGTGCGGACGTCGGCCCTCGCATCGAGGTCTCCCGCCGCGACCCGCCGGGTGATCCGGTCGAGGGTATGGATGGGCCGGGTGAGCTTCCGCGAGAAGACCAGCGAAGCCGCCAGGGTGATCAGGACGCACACCCCGATCAGCACCAGCGTCCGGATATAGAGGTCCCGCAGGTCCGCCCGGTACTTCTCGAGCGAAAGACCGATGTGGATCCATCCCCAGTCGATCCCGGAATACCCGAACGGAACGGAGAAGTTGAACACCTCCCGGTCCACGATGCCGCTCCGGCGGAATCCCCCGGAGGCTTCCCGGGATGCCGATGGAGCCCTCCATTCCCCCTCGAGCTGGTCCTGATACCACTCCTTCCGCGTATGGACGAGCGAAAACCCGTCGTTGCGGGTGATGATGACGTACAGCAGCGAATCGCTGTCCTTGAGCACCTTCATGCAGTGCTCGATGGCGCTGCTGTAGTCCTCCGCCACGATCGCGGTGGCCGTCACCTGGCTGATCGAGGAGGCGATGTTGCGCGCCTCCGAGCCCATGTTGCCGATGATGACCCGCTTCTGGTACGGCAGCGCGAGCGCGAGGTACAGCAGGAGCGACGCGATCACCAGGAGCCACGAGTAGATCGCCGCCCGCAGGGCGATATTGCGCGGGCGGAAGGCGAACGTCTTTTTCCCCGGCGCCGGCCGATCTTCGCTCATTCCGGGACTCTCTTCTTCGCGGATTTCCGTCCTTCGCTCTCCCTTACGAGCTCGATGAGGGGGTCGAACGCACCCTGATAGTTCCGGGAAAGGCGGTTGATCTTGAACAGGGTAAGGATCTGCTTCCCGGCCGGAGTGTCCTGCATTCCGAAGGCCAGCCGGACGAATTCATCCTTCTGCGCCCGTGTCAGCGCCTTCCGGAAACAGGTCACGGCGACGGGATACACGGGGGAGACCGCGAGGACGGCGAGCTCTTTCCCAAGCCGGGGATTCAGCTCCACCGCCATGTCGTATGCGATTTTCCCCACGAGGCAGGCATCGGCCTGCCGAAAGAACACGGACAGGATCGCCTGCTGCCCCTTCATGAATTCCTTCACGCTTCCGAAATGCCGTTGCGAGGAGGGCAATCCCTGTTTCGCCAGCAGGGAGTCGATCCACAGGGCGCCGATATCTCCGTTCGCCCCGGAAACCCTCGTCAGCCGCGCGCCCCGAAGCTGGTTGAGCCCGC of Thermodesulfobacteriota bacterium contains these proteins:
- a CDS encoding PhnD/SsuA/transferrin family substrate-binding protein, whose product is MRPRMPHLPSRLGLVCLLCLACLFCLAHPARRLAAGEATSPFGDNGFRFGYTTSLLSEVSRADAEAAMTLWSRELLRIGGYSVSADLTVYDDLPSFVSAIRNNEIDFIALSSLEFLKIRDQVPMEPALFGDRDGKPGDEHMVIVRADSGVRGLNQLRGARLTRVSGANGDIGALWIDSLLAKQGLPSSQRHFGSVKEFMKGQQAILSVFFRQADACLVGKIAYDMAVELNPRLGKELAVLAVSPVYPVAVTCFRKALTRAQKDEFVRLAFGMQDTPAGKQILTLFKINRLSRNYQGAFDPLIELVRESEGRKSAKKRVPE
- a CDS encoding HAMP domain-containing protein, which encodes MSEDRPAPGKKTFAFRPRNIALRAAIYSWLLVIASLLLYLALALPYQKRVIIGNMGSEARNIASSISQVTATAIVAEDYSSAIEHCMKVLKDSDSLLYVIITRNDGFSLVHTRKEWYQDQLEGEWRAPSASREASGGFRRSGIVDREVFNFSVPFGYSGIDWGWIHIGLSLEKYRADLRDLYIRTLVLIGVCVLITLAASLVFSRKLTRPIHTLDRITRRVAAGDLDARADVRTGDELESLADSFNRMTEGLRESRRELLLAQEYTEDVIRSLNDALVVVDAEGVIIRANAATLDLLGYPEEEILGLPIARILGEPDSVVRELLAGTARSGKDPAAMV